In the genome of Cryptomeria japonica chromosome 8, Sugi_1.0, whole genome shotgun sequence, one region contains:
- the LOC131030228 gene encoding uncharacterized protein LOC131030228 — translation MVENSETVATLKQKIYELEKIPPDWQELTLDPKVSDTPSTKKDDTYIPKFLPFAETKLEDTKTMLYYNIEEQQIISLDIRLHHLNEETHAMKVYIRRPGRPHRHVDMITLYVESWWTIRFVKVILRYFCVLDKSKMMDEFQTLQFQKVVLDNDMTIADCNIQNEDRLEIVTVNN, via the coding sequence ATGGTGGAGAATTCAGAGACGGTTGCAACTCTGAAACAAAAGATTTATGAATTAGAGAAAATTCCACCAGATTGGCAAGAACTGACTCTTGACCCAAAAGTTTCAGATACGCCATCTACAAAAAAAGATGACACATATATTCCAAAGTTTCTTCCATTTGCAGAAACCAAATTGGAAGACACGAAAACTATGTTGTATTACAACATTGAGGAGCAGCAGATAATATCTCTGGATATTCGTTTGCATCACTTAAATGAAGAAACTCATGCAATGAAAGTGTATATCCGTAGACCAGGTCGTCCACACAGGCATGTAGATATGATAACTTTATATGTGGAGAGTTGGTGGACTATTCGTTTTGTGAAGGTCATTCTGCGATACTTCTGTGTGCTGGATAAGAGCAAGATGATGGATGAGTTCCAAACGTTACAATTTCAGAAGGTGGTGTTGGATAATGACATGACTATTGCTGATTGCAATATTCAAAATGAAGATCGATTGGAAATTGTGACTGTAAATAATTAG